In Puntigrus tetrazona isolate hp1 chromosome 22, ASM1883169v1, whole genome shotgun sequence, one genomic interval encodes:
- the LOC122327375 gene encoding zinc finger protein 501-like, which produces MTDPETRRIKPEDTEQQIDLIVENKAIEKLTEVEEKHHLKTEETSWGSSLKSTDEKCFNCPQCDKSFSCEQNLDVHIKCHLEEFPDDLKDRLKVHAKENPCVCDLCGKSFSLMGTLKKHQKRHSGVKDHACSECGKTFFTDGALKVHLISHSTETPYKCSHCGKSFKRSIYVKRHERIHTGEKPYTCDHCGKSFGRKGHLNKHLTIHTGVKPHTCDQCGRGFTEKDLLNVHMTIHTGEKPYKCDQCGKSFRISSVLRDHLLIHSNERLYNCDRCGKDFFRTSALKRHMKVYTKEKPHVCSLCGKSFSERDALKIHQKRHSGVKDHICCECGKAFFTDAEVKKHKETHATETPYKCSQCEKRFKRLVYLKMHERIHTGEKPYRCNSCGNSFTQLSSLTYHKKKRCVSEMTVIQMSICASRAPSSDC; this is translated from the exons ATGACTGATCCGGAAACCCGCAGAATAAAACCAGAAGATACTGAGCAACAAATAG aCCTGATAGTAGAGAACAAGGCGATTGAAAAACTGACTGAAGTGGAAGAGAAACATCATCTCAAAACTGAAGAGACGTCTTGGGGTTCCTCATTAAAAAGCACAGACGAAAAGTGTTTCAATTGCCCTCAGTGTGACAAAAGCTTCTCATGCGAGCAAAATCTCGATGTTCATATAAAATGTCACCTTGAAGAGTTTCCAGACGACCTGAAGGACCGCCTGAAAGTTCATGCAAAGGAGAACCCTTGTGTATGCGATTtatgtggaaagagttttagtCTGATGGGTACGTTAAAAAAACACCAGAAAAGACACAGCGGTGTGAAGGATCACGCTTGCTCTGAGTGCGGGAAGACTTTCTTTACAGATGGTGCGTTGAAAGTGCACCTGATTAGTCACTCTACAGAAACGCCttacaagtgttcacactgtggCAAGAGCTTCAAACGGTCGATATATGTGAAAAGACatgagaggatccacaccggagagaaaccgtacaCGTGTGATCACTGTGGGAAGAGTTTCGGACGAAAAGGACATCTTAATAAACACTTGACTATCCACACTGGAGTGAAGCCGCACACATGTGATCAGTGCGGAAGGGGTTTTACAGAGAAAGACCTCCTCAATGTTCACATGAcaatccacaccggagagaagccgtacaaatgtgatcagtgcgggaagagtttcagaATATCAAGCGTTTTAAGGGATCATCTGCTTATTCATTCTAACGAAAGGCTCTATAACTGTGACCGGTGtggtaaagatttttttagGACGAGTGCCCTAAAGAGGCATATGAAAGTTTACACGAAGGAGAAGCCTCACGTGTGTTCCTTGTGCGGAAAGAGTTTTAGTGAGCGGgatgctttaaaaatacaccAGAAAAGACACAGCGGCGTGAAGGATCATATTTGCTGTGAGTGCGGGAAGGCTTTCTTTACTGATGCCGAAGTGAAAAAGCACAAGGAAACTCACGCTACGGAAACCCCTTACAAGTGCTCACAATGCGAGAAGAGGTTCAAACGGTTAGTATATCTGAAAATGcacgagaggatccacaccggagagaagccgtatCGCTGCAACTCGTGTGGCAATAGTTTCACTCAGTTATCTTCTCTAAcctatcataaaaaaaaaagatgcgtGTCTGAAATGACCGTAATTCAAATGTCGATCTGTGCTTCCAGAGCCCCATCAAGCGATTGTTGA
- the LOC122327440 gene encoding CD48 antigen-like, whose amino-acid sequence MAFRAFFCICLWLLCGLCGVYTEETVISVTEGESVTLNTGVTELHKDDKILWSFILNSSEIGLAAIFNQILSIYDDKENNERFRGRLQLDEQTGSLTITNINRLHSGLYKLTIISGVIKHKSFSTEVYGILPVPVIIRDSLINLSTSGSSVSRCSLLCSVVNVSHVTLSWYKGNSLLSSISVSDLSISLSLPLEVEHQEKNTYSCVINNPIRNHTQHLDISQLCQTSPESSRTLVLIVVFLLLFLLVVVVVVVWMFGRRRTYTRAKQDAQDNEEEVDYTDATFIPHRALDADAKGRNQTVYSEVALRR is encoded by the exons ATGGCGTTTCgtgcatttttctgtatttgcCTGTGGCTTTTGTGTG GTTTGTGTGGTGTTTATACAGAAGAAACGGTGATATCAGTGACTGAGGGAGagtctgtcactttaaatactGGTGTTACTGAACTACACAAAGATGATAAGATACTGTGGTCGTTTATACTTAACAGTTCAGAGATTGGTTTAGCTGCAATCTTTAATCAGATACTCTCTATATATGATGATAAAGAGAATAATGAGAGATTCAGAGGCAGACTACAGCTAGATGAACAGAcgggatctctgaccatcacaaaCATCAACAGATTACACTCTGGACTTTATAAACTAACGATCATCAGTGGAGTGATTAAACACAAGAGCTTTAGTACTGAAGTCTATG GTATTCTGCCTGTTCCTGTCATTATCAGAGACTCTTTAATAAATCTTTCAACATCAGGATCATCAGTGTCCAGATGTTCACTGCTGTGTTCGGTGGTGAACGtgagtcatgtgactctctcctggtacaaaggaaacagtttattgtccagcatcagtgtgtctgatctcagcatcagtctctctctacctctggaggtggaacaTCAGGAgaaaaacacctacagctgtgtgatcaacaaccccatcagaaaccacACTCAACATCTGGACATCAGTCAACTCTGTCAGACAAGTCCAG AATCCAGCCGAACTTTAGTTCTCATCGTTGtgtttctgctgctgtttcTTCTTGTGGTCGTGGTTGTAGTCGTCTGGATGTTTGGTCGCCGTAGGACATACACACGAGCAAAACAAGATG CTCAGGACAATGAAGAAGAGGTTGACTATACAGATGCAACTTTTATTCCACACAGAGCTCTGGATGCT GATGCTAAAGGACGCAATCAGACGGTGTATTCAGAAGTGGCTTTGAGGCGATGA
- the LOC122328169 gene encoding CD48 antigen-like: MRILKIISAGFFLPGLCGVYTEETVISVTEGESVTLNTGVTELHKDDQILWSFILNSSETRLAVIYNQMLSIYDDKENNERFRGRLQLDEQTGSLTITNINRLHSGLYKLTIISGVIKHKSFSTEVYGILPVPLIIRDSLQTPSTSSGSSVSRCSLLCSAVNVSHVTLSWYKGNSLLSSISVSDLSISLSLPLEVEYQEKNTYSCVINNPIRNQTRHLDISEVCETFGDRLQMDDQTGTLTIRNISNDHSGLYKLLILSNRENSYKSESCHMSEISKSPFLFVLISVILVISAVMFLLCNKNKSDEKIPLEYTQIIYRLQTGDQSQKPHQDVNRYNVTQ, from the exons ATGAGa ATACTTAAGATAATCAGTGCCGGCTTTTTTCTTCCAGGTTTGTGTGGTGTTTATACAGAAGAAACGGTGATATCAGTGACTGAGGGAGagtctgtcactttaaatactGGTGTTACTGAACTACATAAAGATGATCAGATACTGTGGTCGTTTATACTTAATAGTTCAGAGACCCGTTTAGCTGTCATCTATAATCAGATGCTCTCTATATATGATGATAAAGAGAATAATGAGAGATTCAGAGGCAGACTACAGCTAGATGAACAGAcgggatctctgaccatcacaaaCATCAACAGATTACACTCTGGACTTTATAAACTAACGATCATCAGTGGAGTGATTAAACACAAGAGCTTTAGTACTGAAGTCTATG GTATTCTGCCTGTTCCTCTCATTATCAGAGACTCTTTACAAACTCCTTCAACATCATCAGGATCATCAGTGTCCAGATGTTCGCTGCTGTGTTCGGCGGTGAACGtgagtcatgtgactctctcctggtacaaaggaaacagtttattgtccagcatcagtgtgtctgatctcagcatcagtctctctctacctctggaggtggaatatcaggagaaaaacacctacagctgtgtgatcaacaaccccatcagaaaccagaccagACATCTGGACATCAGTGAAGTC TGTGAGACATTTGGAGACAGACTGCAGATGGACGATCAGACTGGAACCCTGACCATCAGAAACATCAGTAATGATCACTCTGGACTTTATAAACTACTGATCCTCAGCAACAGAGAAAACTCATACAAGAGTGAATCATGTCACATGAGTGAAA TCAGCaaatctccttttctgtttgTGCTGATTTCTGTGATTCTGGTGATCAGTGCTGTGATGTTTCTTCtctgcaacaaaaacaaatcgg ATGAGAAAATCCCTTTGGAATACACACAGATCATCTACAGGCTTCAGACGGGAGATCAGTCCCAG AAACCACATCAGGATGTGAACAGATACAATGTGACTCAATAG
- the LOC122327507 gene encoding natural killer cell receptor 2B4-like, translated as MRVYGSRIMFSHLCALLLFILCGVFGDEIKSVSVTEGDSVTLNTEFKVHGKDMLLWMFGPQETRIAEIYYQNMIIYESYETFGDRLQMDDQTGTLTIRNISNDHSGLYKLLILSNRENSYKRFSVRVYAHLPVPAITINSSGSSESRCSLLCSAVNVGHVTLSWYKGNSLLSSISVSDLSISLSLPLEVEYQDKNTYSCVINNPIRNQTTHLNISEVCQTCGDSVQFCGSTEAMIRLVSSVLVGVAAVVAVVYDFRSERVQ; from the exons ATGAGAGTTTACGGATCCAGAATAATGTTCTCTCATCTGTGCGCTCTCCTCCTGTTTATCCTGTGTG gtgtgtttggtgaTGAAATTAAGTCTGTATCGGTGACTGAGGGAGATTCTGTCACGCTAAATACTGAGTTTAAAGTACATGGTAAAGATATGTTATTGTGGATGTTTGGACCACAAGAGACTCGCATCGCTGAAATATATTACCAGAACATGATTATTTATGAAAGTTATGAGACATTTGGAGACAGACTGCAGATGGACGATCAGACTGGAACCCTGACCATCAGAAACATCAGTAATGATCACTCTGGACTTTATAAACTACTGATCCTCAGCAACAGAGAAAACTCATACAAGAGATTCAGTGTCCGTGTCTACG CTCATCTGCCTGTTCCTGCCATCACTATAAACTCTTCAGGATCATCAGAGTCCAGATGTTCGCTGCTGTGTTCGGCGGTGAACgtgggtcatgtgactctctcctggtacaaaggaaacagtttattgtccagcatcagtgtgtctgatctcagcatcagtctctctctacctctggaggtggaatatcaggataaaaacacctacagctgtgtgatcaacaaccccatcagaaaccagaccacacatctgAACATCAGTGAAGTCTGTCAGACATGTGGAG ACTCTGTTCAGTTTTGTGGTTCTACTGAAGCTATGATCCGATTGGTCAGCTCTGTTCTGGTGGGAGTGGCTGCCGTCGTTGCTGTAGTTTATGACTTCCGATCTGAAAGAGTTCAGTAG
- the LOC122327443 gene encoding uncharacterized protein LOC122327443, with protein sequence MFYAFLCFFLWLFSGVSGDETDETETISVMEGDSVTLRTNVTEIHKDDHIIWTFRLKNSENRLAVIFNQILSIYVDKENNERFRGRLQLDEQTGSLTITNINRLHSGLYKLQVMNGEVKHKSFNLAVYALLTVPEISDSPQNPSVSEKPSSQNCSLLCSAVNVSHVTLSWYKGNSLLSSISVSDLSISLSLPLEIECLDDSYSCVVAYSFIKQTKHLNVTQLCRPCSDGSRVPFKAVIAVFLLLLLVISASAVWIFCRRRSHRAAVQETGTTAEEVEYTDAILTTNRGQDLETTGKNQTEYSEVAFR encoded by the exons ATGTTTTACGCATTTCTCTGTTTCTTCTTATGGCTGTTCAGCG GTGTGTCTGGTGATGAAACAGATGAAACGGAGACTATATCAGTGATGGAGGGGGATTCTGTTACTCTACGCACTAATGTTACTGAAATACACAAAGATGATCATATAATCTGGACATTTAGGCTTAAAAATTCGGAGAATCGTTTagctgtcatttttaatcagatACTCTCTATATATGTTGATAAAGAGAATAATGAGAGATTCAGAGGCAGACTACAGCTAGATGAACAGAcgggatctctgaccatcacaaaCATCAACAGATTACACTCTGGACTTTATAAACTACAGGTCATGAATGGAGAGGTCAAACACAAGAGCTTCAATCTAGCCGTTTATG CTCTTCTGACTGTTCCTGAGATCAGCGATTCTCCTCAAAACCCTTCGGTATCAGAAAAACCTTCAAGTCAGAATTGTTCGCTGCTGTGTTCGGCGGTGAACGtgagtcatgtgactctctcctggtacaaaggaaacagtttattgtccagcatcagtgtgtctgatctcagcatcagtctctctctacctctggagaTTGAGTGTCTGGATGATTCATACAGCTGTGTTGTTGCTTATTCATTCATCAAACAGACTAAACACCTCAACGTCACTCAGCTCTGTCGGCCATGTTCAG ATGGTTCACGTGTGCCCTTTAAAGCTGTAATAGCTGtatttctgctgctgctgctagtGATCTCAGCTTCAGCCGTGTGGATATTCTGTCGCCGCAGGAGCCACAGAGCAGCAGTACAAGAAA CTGGAACTACTGCGGAAGAGGTGGAGTACACTGATGCGATATTAACTACCAACAGAGGTCAAGATTTG